In a genomic window of Methanogenium sp. S4BF:
- a CDS encoding proline dehydrogenase family protein, producing the protein MMESTHKAIGRWHSAGLGEAISWCRACNERGIPCIMHPLGEYAEDRQAAEEGTRAYEDCISAIHRHGLDASVAIKPSAIGVTLQSEAFHEYLEQILSHAMAKRVPTGIDMEGTPLVHDTIEAALQAAEQGYSFTLTLQAYLRRTPADISRAADEGISVRLVKGAYLGDLHQRDEIVAAFRTQAYLLARRHPQFAVGTQDMDLIRWLQDSIPEARTRITFGFLKGLGTETMLGMANSGWKVHEYLPYGNDHGSYDRRREIYLAALASARIRPLV; encoded by the coding sequence ATGATGGAAAGTACGCATAAAGCAATTGGGAGGTGGCATTCCGCGGGCCTTGGAGAGGCGATATCCTGGTGCAGGGCCTGCAACGAACGGGGCATTCCCTGTATTATGCATCCCCTGGGTGAATATGCAGAAGACCGCCAGGCAGCCGAGGAGGGCACGCGGGCATACGAGGACTGCATCTCCGCCATCCACCGCCACGGACTGGACGCATCGGTGGCAATCAAGCCATCCGCCATCGGTGTTACCCTGCAGTCAGAGGCATTCCATGAATACCTCGAACAGATTCTCTCCCATGCCATGGCAAAACGCGTCCCCACCGGAATCGATATGGAGGGCACGCCGCTCGTGCACGACACCATCGAAGCCGCCTTACAGGCAGCGGAACAGGGATACTCCTTCACCCTCACCCTGCAGGCATATCTGAGGCGGACACCGGCGGATATCAGCCGGGCAGCAGACGAAGGGATCTCTGTGCGTCTGGTGAAAGGGGCGTATCTCGGTGACCTGCACCAGCGTGATGAAATCGTAGCGGCATTCCGGACGCAGGCATATCTTCTTGCCCGCAGGCACCCCCAGTTTGCTGTCGGGACCCAGGACATGGACCTGATCCGGTGGCTGCAGGACTCCATCCCCGAGGCACGTACACGCATCACCTTCGGATTCCTGAAGGGCCTTGGGACCGAGACAATGCTCGGAATGGCAAACTCCGGATGGAAAGTGCATGAATACCTGCCCTATGGGAATGACCACGGGTCATATGACCGCCGGCGCGAGATCTATCTCGCCGCCCTCGCAAGTGCCCGGATACGGCCGCTCGTCTGA
- a CDS encoding aldo/keto reductase translates to MEAEEHPRMQYRTVPRTGDQLSILGFGAMRLPMKGRAIDEERATALIHMAFDAGVNYIDTAVPYHMGASEAFVGRVLAGKYRKQVKVATKLPPWTTHRRADMDATLNAQCSRLQTGSIDYYLLHSLNRENWDRLLGLGVMDFLDRAEADGQIKNAGFSFHGDPETFREIVDARDWTFCQIQYNILDEEHQAGTAGLRYAAKNDLAVMVMEPLRGGMLANAVPPAAQESYDAATVQRSPAAHALRWVMNHPEVTVVLSGMNDEAHLRENLQTARETLPGSLTPDEAAMIAGARDAWRRAMRVPCTGCGYCMPCPFGVNIPECFNLWNNHSLREERRGAKTEYAVRLGGALGDAPGNAGLCRACGRCMTHCPQQIPIIDALSEMQQIYEGPLWGAKRFIISHAAGMATRILAHRAHKGRETDNAGITD, encoded by the coding sequence ATGGAAGCCGAGGAGCATCCCCGCATGCAATACCGCACCGTCCCCAGGACGGGAGACCAGCTCTCGATACTGGGATTCGGGGCGATGCGTCTTCCTATGAAAGGACGTGCCATTGATGAGGAGCGGGCCACCGCCCTCATCCATATGGCATTCGATGCCGGGGTGAACTATATTGACACTGCCGTGCCCTACCACATGGGTGCCTCAGAGGCATTCGTCGGCCGGGTGCTCGCCGGGAAATACCGAAAGCAGGTAAAGGTCGCAACCAAACTGCCGCCGTGGACAACACACCGCCGTGCTGATATGGATGCGACCCTCAACGCCCAGTGCTCCCGTCTGCAGACCGGCTCCATTGACTATTATCTGCTGCACAGCCTGAACCGGGAGAACTGGGACAGACTGCTCGGCCTCGGCGTGATGGACTTCCTTGACAGAGCAGAGGCGGACGGTCAGATAAAAAATGCCGGTTTCTCCTTTCACGGCGACCCGGAGACCTTCCGTGAGATCGTGGACGCCCGGGACTGGACCTTCTGCCAGATCCAGTATAATATTCTGGACGAAGAGCATCAGGCAGGGACAGCCGGACTCCGGTATGCCGCCAAAAACGACCTGGCCGTGATGGTGATGGAGCCCCTGAGAGGCGGGATGCTTGCAAACGCCGTCCCGCCTGCGGCACAGGAGTCCTATGACGCTGCTACGGTGCAGCGAAGCCCGGCCGCCCATGCCCTGCGGTGGGTGATGAACCACCCGGAGGTGACCGTCGTCCTCTCCGGCATGAATGACGAGGCACATCTGAGGGAGAACCTGCAGACCGCCCGGGAGACCCTACCCGGTTCTCTCACCCCGGATGAGGCGGCGATGATAGCGGGGGCACGGGATGCCTGGCGGCGGGCAATGCGGGTTCCCTGCACCGGATGCGGCTATTGTATGCCCTGCCCGTTCGGCGTGAATATCCCGGAGTGTTTTAATCTCTGGAACAACCACTCTCTGAGGGAAGAGAGGCGGGGCGCAAAAACAGAGTATGCGGTCCGCCTCGGAGGGGCGCTCGGGGATGCTCCCGGAAATGCCGGGCTCTGCCGGGCCTGCGGGAGGTGTATGACACACTGTCCGCAGCAGATCCCCATCATCGATGCCCTCAGTGAGATGCAGCAGATCTATGAAGGTCCGCTGTGGGGGGCGAAGAGATTCATCATCTCCCATGCCGCCGGGATGGCAACACGCATTCTGGCGCACCGGGCACACAAGGGACGTGAGACAGACAATGCAGGAATTACAGATTGA
- a CDS encoding AI-2E family transporter codes for MPRTQNIQEYKESPIGPLRSLVACAAIFVVLFGITLFTDLFSVILLGLVMAFLAAPLLLWLGENKVPTWAGTGIITLLYLLIGIALFVLTIVSLMVFAGELPQYQEELNANLAGLNAFLGTYGFSIYDIIGSDTFKLENLIEPAMTIAGDVSGVVVNGFFVLVVTAFILLELPTLQEKLNRSFGPKSSVSRNLPTLIRNTYDVMVVRTKTNVVLGGSIGAFLYIIGVDLAILWGVLTIILSYIPYIGLFIACVPAVILAWLKFGWGGVLIVLAGIAILNFVIENVVFAKIAANDMRLTPLAVAIALLIWTAVLGIVGMFLAIPLTVIMRTLLAGDDRTRWLAVLMSDDETDDGIV; via the coding sequence ATGCCCCGGACACAGAACATTCAGGAATACAAGGAATCACCGATAGGGCCCCTGCGATCACTCGTCGCCTGTGCCGCAATCTTTGTGGTTCTCTTCGGAATCACATTATTTACCGATCTCTTCTCCGTCATCCTGCTCGGGCTTGTAATGGCGTTTCTCGCAGCCCCGCTCCTCTTATGGCTGGGAGAGAACAAGGTGCCGACCTGGGCAGGCACCGGCATTATCACCCTGCTGTACCTGTTGATCGGCATCGCCCTCTTTGTGCTCACCATCGTCTCACTCATGGTCTTTGCCGGGGAACTGCCGCAGTACCAGGAAGAGCTGAACGCAAACCTTGCAGGGCTTAACGCATTCCTCGGAACATACGGGTTTTCCATATACGACATCATTGGATCAGACACTTTCAAACTGGAGAACCTCATCGAGCCGGCAATGACAATCGCAGGTGATGTGTCCGGGGTGGTCGTCAACGGATTCTTTGTTCTCGTCGTCACCGCCTTCATCCTGCTCGAACTGCCGACCCTGCAGGAGAAACTCAACCGCTCATTCGGTCCAAAGAGCAGTGTCAGCCGCAACCTGCCCACTCTCATCCGCAACACATATGATGTGATGGTCGTGCGGACAAAGACCAATGTCGTCCTCGGCGGATCCATCGGGGCATTCCTGTATATCATCGGCGTCGATCTCGCCATTCTCTGGGGGGTGCTCACCATCATCCTCAGTTATATCCCCTATATCGGCCTCTTCATCGCCTGTGTGCCTGCTGTCATCCTTGCCTGGCTGAAGTTCGGCTGGGGCGGCGTCCTCATCGTCCTCGCAGGGATTGCCATCCTCAACTTCGTCATCGAAAACGTCGTCTTTGCAAAGATTGCAGCAAATGACATGCGGCTCACCCCGCTTGCCGTTGCCATCGCCTTGTTGATCTGGACGGCGGTATTAGGCATCGTCGGTATGTTCCTCGCAATTCCTCTGACCGTCATCATGCGGACCCTGCTTGCCGGAGACGACCGCACTCGCTGGCTTGCCGTCCTGATGAGCGACGATGAGACAGATGACGGCATTGTCTAA
- a CDS encoding PAS domain-containing protein: MSARKDMPLPGGWHGCCENAPHAMLIADAGGEIVWANRAAARILGRESQDELSRKPVMSVLSPVRTVSWDDLSLQTRKAGTVTCSALPSGLVNGGPALDVMVSRTAEGGKEWYCIHLTPASGKRIPPRSARHDEERLNLALQCADLGAWDLNLRSGEMAVDGRWAKMIGYRADELMPFTAEQYMQFVHPDERDGYLSLYSGWSKGKNPSGSYKMRLHHKNGTWVWIRSHWQVFWSPEKDPELRVVGVHQDVTDRVKKDEAIREAQRKIAMLSSVTRHDILNQVTVIRMLYDIMEMTGEISPESDTWEQLSKINDAALAIERQIVFTRDYEDLGSQPPAWQHIGELTDRMAALPAFSALTVTCTCRTLYVYADPMLERVMHELFTNAVQHGGDVTSLTVSCSIKPDGTAVIDIADDGTGIPDDLKEKIFSRGIGMKTRYGLYLSREILSVTGIAIRETGTGEGGAVFSLSVPQENWKIPQNHSLLS; encoded by the coding sequence TTGTCTGCACGAAAGGATATGCCGCTTCCGGGCGGTTGGCATGGATGCTGTGAGAATGCACCGCATGCCATGCTCATTGCAGATGCAGGCGGGGAAATCGTCTGGGCCAACAGAGCGGCAGCCCGGATTCTCGGACGTGAATCTCAGGATGAATTGTCCCGCAAACCGGTCATGTCGGTTCTCTCCCCTGTCAGGACAGTCAGCTGGGATGACCTCTCTCTCCAGACCCGGAAGGCCGGAACAGTCACCTGTTCTGCTCTTCCTTCCGGCCTTGTGAATGGAGGCCCCGCCCTCGATGTCATGGTTTCCCGTACGGCAGAGGGTGGTAAGGAGTGGTATTGCATCCATCTTACGCCTGCTTCCGGAAAACGGATCCCACCCCGTTCGGCACGGCATGATGAGGAACGGCTCAACCTTGCCCTCCAGTGTGCTGACCTTGGTGCCTGGGACCTGAATCTGCGTTCCGGTGAGATGGCAGTGGACGGGCGCTGGGCAAAGATGATCGGCTATCGGGCGGATGAGCTGATGCCCTTCACGGCAGAGCAGTACATGCAATTTGTACACCCGGATGAGCGGGACGGGTATCTCAGCCTCTACTCCGGCTGGAGTAAAGGCAAAAATCCATCCGGCTCCTATAAAATGCGCCTGCACCATAAGAATGGCACCTGGGTCTGGATCCGGTCGCACTGGCAGGTATTCTGGAGTCCGGAAAAGGATCCGGAACTGCGTGTTGTGGGTGTCCACCAGGATGTCACCGACAGGGTGAAGAAAGATGAGGCGATACGCGAAGCACAGAGGAAGATTGCGATGCTCTCGTCAGTTACCCGGCATGACATTCTGAATCAGGTGACAGTTATCCGGATGCTCTATGACATCATGGAGATGACAGGCGAAATCTCTCCCGAGTCTGATACATGGGAGCAGCTCTCAAAAATAAATGATGCGGCGCTTGCCATTGAACGGCAGATCGTCTTCACCCGTGACTATGAGGACCTTGGGTCACAGCCGCCTGCCTGGCAGCATATCGGGGAGCTGACAGACCGGATGGCTGCCCTGCCTGCATTCTCCGCACTTACGGTCACCTGCACCTGCCGCACCCTGTACGTCTATGCCGACCCGATGCTGGAGCGTGTGATGCATGAACTCTTCACGAACGCTGTGCAGCACGGTGGTGACGTGACGTCCCTCACCGTATCCTGCAGCATAAAACCGGACGGCACTGCTGTCATCGATATTGCAGATGACGGCACCGGCATCCCGGACGACCTGAAAGAGAAGATCTTCTCACGGGGGATAGGAATGAAAACCCGCTATGGTCTGTATCTTTCCCGGGAGATACTCTCAGTCACCGGCATTGCTATCCGGGAGACCGGTACCGGGGAGGGAGGTGCAGTCTTCTCCCTTTCGGTGCCGCAGGAAAACTGGAAGATTCCGCAGAATCACTCTCTTCTCTCCTGA